Proteins encoded in a region of the Bacillus thermozeamaize genome:
- a CDS encoding restriction endonuclease subunit R: MKLKFKHQQFQLDAVKSVVDCFEGQVNEMSRFTLDRGIRQKPEQITMEEAQNPELVTVGFRNKPIMLTDEELLENIRKVQRRNGLKVSDRLAVTPKVRCNLTVEMETGTGKTYTYIRTMFELYKKYGWSKYIVVVPSIAVREGVLKTFQITEDHFMAEYGCKARYFVYNSKQLHQIETFARDAGINVMIINMQAFNARGKDARRIRMELDDFNSRVPLEVLASTNPILIIDEPQSVEGKETKEALKEFNPLFVLRYSATHKEEFNKVYRLDALDAYNKKLVKKITVKGISAKVTSGTNSYLYLERIEISSKHPPVAILEFEVKTNSGIVRKTFRVKHNDDLYQLSGELEQYRGYKVSEINGRNNSISFANGVTLYAGDLQGDAGELHFRRIQIRETIKSHFEKERELFHKGIKVLSLFFIDEVAKYRQYGEDGTPRNGIYADIFEEEYTALLNEQLSLFSDDPYIKYLNGIRVQDTHKGYFSIDKKSNRLVDPKVSGREGDSDDVDAYDLIMRDKERLLSFSEPTRFIFSHSALKEGWDNPNVFQICTLKHSDSTIKKRQEVGRGLRLCVNQEGERMDDSVLGDDVHKINVLTVIASESYEEFARQLQSEIAKTLSDRPRRVDQAFFLDKVLSNDRGEKLKLDDVLAGRLMHAFIRNGYLDEDYQLTNAYFEAVGNRSLNLPEELKGFQAPLVELLNTVYVEGKTALAENARNNVSSGVNQNYYRKEFQTLWNHINRKSVYTVKFDSDELVRKCIRALDTQLQVPGIRFTVRHGELKRIQSREQLQAGEAFETRESRTEFVEGQPEFRVKYDLIGKLMDETKLTRKTIVAILTGIKESTFLQFRKNPEEFMLRAARLINEQKAAMIIESITYDILNDRFDAAIFTQNTLSGKLGENAIQVQKHVYDIVVTDSKVEREFAQELDASEEVLVYAKLPRGFYIPTPLGKYNPDWAIVFREGDVKYIYFIAETKGSMESLELREVEKAKIECARKHFARLNTARLKYDVVDSYEKLLEIVKS, encoded by the coding sequence ATGAAGCTCAAGTTCAAACATCAGCAATTCCAGCTGGACGCCGTCAAGAGCGTGGTGGATTGTTTCGAGGGCCAGGTGAACGAAATGTCCAGGTTTACCCTGGACCGCGGCATCCGGCAGAAACCCGAACAGATCACCATGGAAGAAGCGCAAAATCCGGAACTTGTGACCGTCGGGTTCCGCAACAAGCCCATCATGCTTACGGATGAGGAACTTCTGGAGAACATCCGGAAGGTGCAGCGTCGCAACGGCCTGAAAGTGTCCGACCGCCTTGCCGTGACGCCCAAAGTCCGCTGCAACCTGACCGTGGAGATGGAGACGGGCACCGGCAAGACGTATACCTACATCCGCACCATGTTCGAGCTGTACAAAAAGTACGGCTGGAGCAAATACATCGTCGTGGTGCCGTCCATCGCCGTCCGGGAAGGCGTGCTGAAAACCTTCCAGATCACGGAAGACCATTTCATGGCCGAATACGGTTGCAAGGCCCGCTATTTTGTCTACAACTCCAAGCAGTTGCATCAAATCGAAACGTTTGCCCGGGATGCGGGCATCAACGTCATGATCATCAACATGCAGGCGTTTAACGCAAGGGGGAAGGACGCCAGAAGAATCCGGATGGAACTGGACGATTTCAACAGCCGCGTGCCTTTGGAAGTGCTGGCCAGCACCAACCCCATCCTGATCATCGACGAACCGCAGTCCGTTGAGGGCAAAGAGACAAAGGAAGCCCTCAAGGAATTCAATCCGCTTTTTGTGCTGCGGTATTCGGCCACGCACAAAGAAGAGTTCAACAAGGTATACCGTCTCGACGCGCTGGACGCCTACAACAAGAAACTCGTCAAAAAGATCACCGTCAAGGGGATTTCCGCCAAGGTCACGAGCGGGACGAACAGTTATCTGTATCTTGAAAGGATTGAAATCAGCTCGAAACACCCTCCCGTTGCCATTCTCGAGTTTGAAGTGAAAACCAATTCCGGGATCGTCCGCAAAACGTTTCGGGTCAAACACAACGACGACCTGTACCAACTGTCCGGGGAACTGGAGCAATACCGGGGATACAAGGTCTCCGAAATCAACGGGCGCAACAACAGTATCAGTTTTGCCAACGGCGTCACGCTTTACGCCGGCGACTTGCAGGGCGACGCGGGGGAACTGCATTTCCGGCGCATCCAGATTCGAGAAACGATCAAATCGCACTTCGAGAAGGAAAGGGAACTTTTTCACAAAGGAATCAAGGTGCTGTCACTGTTTTTCATCGACGAGGTGGCGAAATATCGCCAATACGGCGAGGATGGCACCCCAAGGAACGGGATCTACGCGGACATTTTCGAAGAGGAGTATACGGCTCTCCTCAACGAACAGCTTTCCCTGTTTTCCGATGATCCTTATATCAAGTACCTGAACGGGATTCGGGTTCAGGACACCCACAAGGGGTATTTTTCGATCGACAAGAAAAGCAACCGTCTGGTCGATCCCAAGGTGTCGGGACGGGAAGGCGATTCTGACGACGTGGACGCGTATGATCTGATCATGCGCGATAAGGAAAGGCTGCTCAGTTTCTCGGAGCCGACGCGGTTCATTTTCTCCCATTCGGCACTCAAGGAAGGCTGGGACAATCCCAATGTGTTTCAAATTTGCACGCTCAAGCACAGTGATTCGACCATCAAGAAGCGGCAGGAAGTCGGACGCGGCCTCCGGTTGTGCGTGAACCAGGAAGGGGAACGGATGGACGACAGCGTCCTCGGAGATGATGTTCACAAGATCAATGTGCTGACCGTCATCGCCAGCGAATCCTATGAGGAGTTTGCAAGGCAGTTACAAAGCGAGATCGCGAAGACCCTGTCCGACCGTCCGCGCAGGGTGGATCAAGCGTTCTTCCTGGACAAGGTGCTCTCCAACGATCGCGGCGAAAAGCTGAAGCTGGATGATGTTTTGGCCGGAAGACTGATGCATGCTTTCATCAGAAACGGGTATCTGGATGAAGACTATCAGTTGACGAACGCCTATTTCGAGGCGGTGGGAAACCGCAGCCTCAATCTTCCCGAAGAGTTGAAAGGGTTTCAGGCGCCGCTGGTGGAACTGCTCAATACCGTCTACGTGGAGGGCAAAACGGCTCTCGCGGAGAACGCACGCAACAATGTTTCCAGTGGGGTCAATCAGAATTATTACAGGAAAGAGTTCCAAACACTTTGGAACCACATCAACCGAAAATCGGTGTACACCGTCAAATTCGACTCCGACGAACTTGTGCGAAAATGCATCCGGGCTTTGGATACCCAGCTCCAGGTGCCCGGGATCCGCTTTACCGTTCGTCACGGCGAGCTCAAGCGCATTCAGTCCAGGGAACAACTTCAGGCAGGGGAAGCTTTTGAGACGCGGGAAAGCAGGACAGAGTTTGTCGAAGGGCAGCCGGAATTCCGTGTGAAATACGATTTGATCGGCAAGCTCATGGACGAGACGAAGCTGACGCGAAAGACGATTGTGGCCATTTTGACGGGGATCAAGGAAAGCACGTTCCTGCAGTTTCGCAAAAACCCGGAAGAATTCATGCTTCGCGCCGCCAGGCTGATCAACGAACAAAAGGCCGCGATGATCATCGAGTCCATTACGTACGATATCCTCAATGATCGTTTTGACGCGGCGATTTTTACGCAAAACACGCTGTCGGGAAAATTGGGTGAAAATGCCATTCAGGTGCAAAAACACGTGTACGATATCGTCGTGACGGATTCCAAGGTGGAGCGTGAATTTGCACAGGAACTGGACGCCAGCGAGGAGGTTCTGGTCTACGCCAAGCTTCCAAGAGGATTTTACATTCCGACGCCGCTGGGCAAGTACAATCCGGACTGGGCGATCGTGTTCCGGGAAGGCGACGTAAAGTACATTTACTTCATCGCTGAAACGAAAGGTTCCATGGAATCCCTGGAACTGAGGGAAGTGGAAAAGGCGAAAATCGAATGCGCCCGGAAGCATTTCGCCAGGCTCAATACCGCCCGGCTCAAGTATGACGTTGTGGATAGCTATGAAAAATTGCTGGAAATTGTAAAATCCTGA
- a CDS encoding DNA-binding protein: protein MARVAVNPELIRWAIQRADAGEWIEKRFPMVTKWLKNETRPTLKQLEQFAKATSTPLGYFFLPKPPEIKLPIPHYRTVGDAQAAKPSVNLLETIYMMQRRQAWMREYLMDLGHEPLPFVGSWKLSSHPREVAQNMRNTLGLGNGWASVCRSWTEALQYLLGKIEEIGILVVRNGIVGNNTHRKLDVNEFRGFVLVDEYAPLIFINGADGKAAQMFTVAHELAHIWYGESAAFDLSGLQPSAQQIEQVCNQTAAEFLVPEDEMRVTWRHVQYVNDRFNHLARHFKVSSIVAARRALDLQLITKDEFFDFYRDWMENEYEKSRDDDGRGNFYRNQNFRVGRRFAEAVFASVKEGRLLYTEAYRLTGLSGDAFVKYGKYLGFEV, encoded by the coding sequence GTGGCAAGGGTGGCCGTAAATCCGGAGTTGATCCGATGGGCGATCCAACGCGCGGATGCTGGCGAATGGATCGAAAAAAGATTTCCCATGGTCACGAAATGGCTGAAAAATGAAACCCGGCCGACGCTGAAACAGCTGGAACAATTCGCGAAAGCCACTTCCACGCCTCTGGGATATTTCTTTCTGCCCAAACCGCCGGAGATCAAGCTTCCCATTCCCCATTACAGAACTGTCGGTGATGCGCAAGCTGCCAAACCAAGCGTCAACTTGCTGGAAACCATCTACATGATGCAGCGGCGGCAGGCCTGGATGCGGGAATATTTGATGGATTTGGGGCATGAACCACTTCCTTTTGTCGGTTCCTGGAAACTGTCGTCCCATCCCCGTGAAGTAGCTCAAAACATGAGGAATACCCTGGGGTTGGGAAACGGTTGGGCGTCCGTCTGTAGAAGCTGGACGGAAGCCTTGCAATATTTGCTGGGCAAAATTGAGGAGATCGGCATCCTGGTCGTCAGAAACGGCATTGTCGGGAACAACACGCACCGAAAGCTGGACGTGAATGAGTTTCGGGGTTTTGTGCTGGTGGATGAATATGCGCCTCTCATTTTCATCAATGGTGCTGACGGAAAGGCTGCCCAAATGTTTACGGTAGCGCATGAACTTGCCCACATCTGGTACGGAGAAAGCGCGGCTTTCGATCTTTCCGGGTTGCAGCCTTCCGCCCAGCAGATTGAACAGGTTTGCAATCAAACGGCTGCGGAGTTTCTTGTTCCGGAAGATGAAATGAGAGTTACATGGCGTCATGTGCAATATGTTAACGATCGGTTCAATCATTTGGCCAGACATTTCAAAGTGAGCAGCATAGTAGCGGCTCGCAGGGCGCTGGATTTGCAACTCATCACCAAGGATGAATTTTTCGATTTTTACCGCGATTGGATGGAAAACGAATATGAAAAGTCCCGGGATGATGATGGCCGAGGCAATTTCTATCGCAATCAGAACTTCCGCGTTGGTCGGCGTTTCGCGGAGGCTGTATTTGCAAGCGTAAAGGAAGGACGTCTGCTTTATACGGAGGCATACAGACTTACAGGACTGAGCGGGGACGCCTTTGTGAAGTATGGGAAATATCTTGGTTTTGAGGTGTAG
- a CDS encoding twitching motility protein PilT — translation MAQSVQPVQSTKTIRFVLDANVFINAHRLYYAFDIVPCFWRVLVELARRGLIASIDRVKDELQKNDDPLKKWALSEFDHWFLSTDTEEVLDSYGQLMFWSFGNPHYEDVAKHQFADEADSWLVAFAKAYNYIVVTHEQPNHSPKKIKIPNACKAMGVRYMNTFEMLRKLNVKVCA, via the coding sequence ATGGCCCAGTCCGTCCAACCCGTCCAATCCACCAAAACTATCCGTTTTGTACTGGATGCCAATGTTTTTATTAACGCTCACAGGCTATATTATGCATTTGACATAGTCCCATGTTTTTGGCGTGTGCTTGTTGAGCTGGCACGAAGGGGACTTATCGCTAGCATTGATCGAGTGAAAGATGAATTGCAAAAAAACGATGATCCGTTGAAAAAGTGGGCATTATCCGAATTTGATCATTGGTTTTTGTCAACAGATACTGAAGAGGTATTGGATTCCTATGGCCAATTAATGTTCTGGTCATTTGGAAATCCTCATTATGAAGACGTTGCAAAACATCAATTTGCCGATGAGGCGGACAGTTGGCTGGTTGCTTTTGCAAAAGCATATAACTATATTGTTGTAACTCATGAGCAACCCAATCATTCACCCAAAAAAATAAAAATTCCGAACGCTTGCAAAGCCATGGGGGTTCGATATATGAACACTTTTGAAATGCTTCGAAAGTTAAATGTAAAGGTATGTGCATAA
- a CDS encoding DNA methylase — MKKLMMKSVDLTQSNIDKIAELFPNVITEVRDEQGNVKRAVDFDLLKQELSDVLVEGEKERYQLTWPGKKQAILNANTPIYKTLRPVKEDSVDWDNTKNIYIEGDNLEVLKLLQESYLNKVKLIYIDPPYNTGNDYIYLDNYRQSEKDYLNASGQIDDNGNQLISNTVSNGRFHSNWLTMMYPRIKIARQLLREDGALFVSIDDNEVDNLKKICDEIFGRENYVAQFPWRKRTSKSDVPFGVSQDYEWIICYAKSSSFIASIEGKERKYYETPDLPNRPWRIHDLTKQTSASERPNSFFTIVNPKTGEEYPADPNRTWAITKDTFQKYYEENRIVFPGDYDFLKIKKPMLRYFKEDDMKKAGDFFGYVVVSTHLPKEVGMTQDGTKEINELFKAKVFGFPKPVELIKYIIKISTSHDKNAIIMDFFSGSATTAHAVLKLNAEDGGKRSFIMVQYPEKTAENSEAYKAGYKNICEIGKERIRRAAKKIKEETGADIDYGFRVFRVDSSNMKDVYYSPDRLNQKDLLSLTSNIKEDRTSEDLLIQVMLELGLELSLPMETKQIEGKTVHYVDGNALVACFDDEVPESVIREIAKVQPLRAVFRDSSFADDSARINVEELFKMLSPITDVRVL, encoded by the coding sequence ATGAAAAAACTGATGATGAAATCGGTGGATCTCACTCAGTCCAATATCGATAAAATCGCCGAACTTTTTCCAAATGTGATCACCGAAGTGCGCGATGAACAGGGAAATGTAAAACGGGCAGTCGATTTTGACCTGCTCAAACAGGAGCTTTCCGACGTGCTTGTTGAAGGAGAAAAAGAACGGTATCAATTGACTTGGCCGGGGAAGAAACAAGCTATTCTCAATGCAAATACACCGATCTACAAGACTTTACGTCCCGTCAAAGAGGACAGCGTGGATTGGGATAATACAAAGAACATTTACATAGAGGGTGACAATTTGGAAGTATTGAAACTCTTGCAAGAGTCGTATTTGAATAAAGTGAAGCTTATCTATATAGATCCGCCATACAATACAGGAAATGATTATATATATTTGGATAACTACAGGCAATCTGAAAAAGATTATCTTAATGCATCCGGTCAAATCGATGATAATGGGAATCAATTAATTTCTAATACTGTTTCAAATGGAAGATTTCATAGTAACTGGTTAACAATGATGTATCCTAGGATCAAAATTGCGAGGCAATTATTAAGGGAAGATGGAGCTTTGTTTGTGAGCATAGATGATAACGAAGTAGATAATCTTAAAAAAATATGTGATGAAATATTTGGAAGAGAAAATTATGTAGCTCAGTTTCCATGGAGGAAAAGAACTTCAAAGTCTGATGTGCCTTTTGGAGTATCGCAAGATTACGAATGGATTATATGTTATGCAAAAAGTAGTTCCTTTATCGCTTCGATTGAAGGTAAGGAGCGGAAGTATTATGAAACGCCGGATTTACCCAATAGACCTTGGAGAATCCATGACTTAACAAAACAAACAAGTGCCAGTGAACGTCCTAACAGTTTCTTTACTATTGTAAATCCAAAAACTGGGGAGGAATATCCAGCCGATCCGAATAGAACTTGGGCGATAACGAAAGATACTTTTCAAAAATACTATGAAGAAAACAGGATAGTATTCCCGGGTGACTATGATTTTTTAAAAATTAAAAAACCAATGCTTCGATATTTTAAAGAAGATGATATGAAAAAAGCCGGTGACTTTTTTGGTTATGTTGTTGTTAGTACACATTTACCCAAAGAAGTAGGAATGACACAAGATGGAACCAAGGAAATAAATGAATTATTTAAAGCGAAAGTATTTGGATTTCCAAAACCGGTCGAGTTAATAAAATATATTATAAAAATTTCAACTAGTCATGATAAAAATGCAATAATTATGGATTTCTTCTCTGGTTCTGCTACCACTGCTCATGCAGTATTAAAATTGAATGCTGAGGATGGAGGAAAACGTAGTTTCATCATGGTGCAGTATCCAGAAAAAACAGCTGAGAATTCCGAAGCTTATAAAGCCGGTTACAAAAACATTTGCGAAATCGGCAAAGAAAGGATCCGTCGAGCTGCAAAAAAAATTAAGGAGGAAACTGGAGCAGATATAGACTATGGTTTCCGGGTATTTCGTGTGGATTCCTCAAACATGAAGGATGTTTACTATTCACCCGACAGGTTGAACCAAAAAGACCTTCTTTCTTTGACCTCCAACATCAAGGAAGACCGTACCAGCGAAGATTTGCTCATCCAGGTCATGCTGGAGCTTGGGCTTGAGCTTTCGTTGCCGATGGAGACGAAACAAATCGAAGGAAAGACGGTTCATTACGTCGACGGCAACGCCTTGGTGGCCTGTTTTGACGACGAAGTGCCGGAATCCGTCATTCGGGAGATTGCCAAAGTTCAGCCGCTGAGGGCGGTCTTCCGCGACAGTTCCTTCGCGGACGATTCGGCGCGCATCAACGTGGAAGAACTGTTCAAGATGCTTTCGCCCATTACAGATGTCCGGGTGCTGTGA